The window TCGGGCCAGGCGGTCTCTCGTGCTCGTAAAAACATCACTTGCGTCGGAAGATAGACGGGGTGTTCACTCGGCACTATGCGTATTTTCCGGGACCGGAACGCACAATCGGACGACGACGAATTCAAAGTCGACTATGTCGGCTTGCCGTGGTGGTGCTCAGGAGCGTGTTGCGGTTGGGCGGTAGCCATCAGTGTTGGCGGCCGGCAAAGAATTCTCGCAGTTCATGTTCGCTAGGTTGGCCGCGGAAAATCACTTCGTCGTCGACGACCAGGTTGGGGGAGTGGCGGATGCCGTACTTCTCAATGACCTCCGGGTGCTCCTCCGCGATGACGAGTTCATAGTCAATCTCCAGGTCCTGCAGTTCGTGTTCGAGATTGGGGCGGTGACTGCACAGGTTGGTCGCAATGACTTTGACGTTCATCTCCGGTTTCCTCCTATTTGCCCGCAGAGCGGAACACGGCCCCAGGGCACTGGCTTACTGCCTCAGGGAGCGGGCTGTGTTTTCCGCCCCGTAACGGCTACTGAAGTCCTAGAGGCTTTGGTGGCAAGACGCCAGCTCACTCTTCCTGCCGGTTCCGGTACGTCTGCTCGAACGCGGCGAACTCACCGACGTCCACTTGGCCATCACCGTTGCGGTCCGCCTGCTCCCAGTCGGCCTGCATCCGCTCCAAAAGGCGCTGGTGCTCGCGCACCTCTTCCTGGCTGACCAAACCGTCCCCATCACGGTCGATGCCGCGGTAGCCATACTGGCCCATCATGCCCTGCTGGTTCATGCCGGAACCCTGGTCGGGATTGCCGCCGCCCATTCCCATCCCTCCGGGACCGCCCATGCCCGGACCTCCCATGCCGGGATTTTGTGACTGTTGAGCTAACACCGATACAGGGGTGGCTGCCACGAACAGACCAATCAGAACACTTACAGAGAATCTACGCATCTCTGCCTCTCTTTGCTGTGAAGGGGGAGCTTCCGTCTCCAATCATCGCCTGCACCTTTGTAGTGTAGCGACACGCGTTGTCCGCCCTGGTGGGTTGGTCGGCCGTGCTTCGGATTCGCCCCGAATCAATGAGGAACTCTTAGTCGTCATTGCGAACCGTACCCGCCGCTGCGCGGCCCCGAATCAATGACGAACTCTTAGCCGTCATTGCGAGGAGCCCCAGCGACGCGGCAATCCGGGGGTTTTGGGAGCAGGAGATTACTTCCTCGCCGGGGCTCGGCTTTGGCATCCTGCGTCGCTCTCCCACCTACATCCATGTAGGCGTCCTCGTAATGACAGCAGGGAAAGGCAAGTTCATCAGGAGGAGCCCCAGCGACGCGGCAATCTCGAGATTGGGAGTAGAGATTACTTCGTCGCCGAGGCTCATCGTAATGACAGCAGAGGCAAGTTCTTAAGGAGGAACCTCGGCGACACGGCAATCTTGGGATCAAAAGTAGAATCGGCCTAGCAGAAAATCTTGCAGGCCGGGCATATTCCACGGTAGCGGGGAATATGCGAACCCCCGCCATTGCTTTGCTCTAGCCGGCCAGCTCCTTGGTATCTTGGCCTTGCGCCATCGGCTACCGTCTCGGTCGCACGATCGGGAGGCAAGCAGTTCCGAATCGGCGGCGCATCCACTCGATGGATGCGCCGCCGCGTAAGCGCCTATTTCGAGGCGATCACCATCTTCATCGAGTGTGACTCGCCGGCCTTGAGCGCATAGGCGTTATCCAGGGCATTGGCCGCCTCGACACAGACCATGTGCGCGTACTGGTCGTCGGGCATGTCGGCAAAACCCCTGGCCCCTTCCGGGCCCGGATTCCACACCACCGTGCTGGCGCTGTTGACCTTCTCCATCACGATCTTGCGCTGGTTGGCACTGTCGTCGAGCACGACCGTGCCCTGCTGGTCTAGATAGATGCGCTCCATCGGCAGCTCCAGGTGCAATGGGTCTTCCTGAGTAAAGCGCTGACCATCACGGTCCTTGTCGACATAGGTGGCGTTCTCCAGGCCTTCGATGACCAGGTTCTCCGCCTGTCCGACCCGGAAATAGGTATGAAACGCCTCGGAGACCATCCAGTCGCGCTCGCTGCAGTTCTTCCCGACCAGTTCCATGGTCAGCTTCTCGCCCAGCGTGACGATGAGCTTCAGCTCGAACGGCAACGGCCAGGCCTGGCGAATCGAATCGTTGGGCTCCAGTTGCAGCACCACCTCGGTTGCATCGCCGACACTGCGTGCCGAAGCGACCTGCCAGAATTCATAGCGCGCCACGCCGTGGCCCTTCTTCGCCGCATCGCTTGGGTCTGCGCCCAGTGCCTGCGGGTCGTACGGGCCGAACCACGGCCAACAGACGGGCACACCGCCGCGCACCGGCTTGCTGCCGTCATACAGGGCCGTTTCGCTGACCCAGATCACCTCGTCGCCACCGGCGGGTATATAGCTGAGCAGGGTACCGCCGTGGTTGGTCAGGGTGGTCGAGCCGTATCGGTTGTTCAGCTCGATCATGAGCAGCTGATCTTTTTGGTGGAAGCGGACATCGGGGTGGGAAAAGCGTTGCTTGAGTTCGTCCAGCATGGAAAGAAACTCCCGGGTATTAATAGGCGTGCGGGTATCCTGCGCTGTTTCTCGCGCGAAAAAGAACTCGGGATTGTAGAAAAAACGAGGCACCGGGTCACTTCAGGCCACGCCTCGCCCGCCGTCTTTCACAAGACAGTCGGTGGATCTGTTTCAGTGAAAACCTGGCGCGAAACGCCGCCGTGACCGACTGTAACCCGGCGGGCAACAACGCCTCGACCTTTTTTGTTGTGGTCCATAAGTGGCCCACCAGTGTCCCATCAGGCGGAGGAGCATAGTCGAGGGTAGGGCGGAGAGGAACGTACTGAAAAGAGTGTGCCGAGGGTCGGACTCGAACCGACACTGGGTTGCCCCAACCAGATTTTGAGTCTGGCGCGTCTACCAATTTCGCCACCCCGGCATGAACCGCCACATTATAGGGATTAGCGCGGCGCAAACAAGGGCGAGTGGTCATTGAATCTGGTAATATCCTCCGCCCATGCAGCGTACTGACTTTCATTTCGACCTTCCCGGGGAGCTGATCGCCCAGCGTCCCGCCGAGCAGCGGACCGGCAGCCGGTTGCTGCTGCTCGATGGTCGGGACGGGCGTCTGGAGGATCGGTACTTCCCGGATATCGAGGCGCTCCTCTCTCCCGGGGACCTGCTGGTATTCAATGATACGCGGGTGATCCCGGCGCGGCTGTTTGGCCGCAAGGCCTCCGGCGGTCGGGTCGAGGTACTGGTGGAGCGGGTCGTTGACGATCGCCGGGTATTTGCCCACGTGCGCTCCAGCAAGTCGCCCAGGCCGGGCTCGATGCTGCGGCTGGAGGAGGCCGTGGATGTGACGGTCACCGGGCGTGACGGGGCGCTGTTCGAGCTGAGCTTTCCGGAATCGGCCCTGGCGGTTCTGGAGACCTACGGCCGCATGCCGCTGCCACCCTACATCGAGCGGGAGGCGGGGGAGGCCGATGCCGAGCGCTATCAGACCGTGTTTGCCCGGAAGAAGGGTGCGGTTGCGGCGCCGACCGCGGGGCTGCATTTTGACGAACCCCTGCTGGAGCGCCTGCGTAGTAAAGGTATCGAATTCGCTCATGTGACGCTGCACGTGGGCGCCGGCACCTTTCAGCCGGTGCGCGTGGACAATATCCACGAACACCACATGCACTCCGAGTACCTGGAGGTGCCTGAAAGTGTGTGCCGGGCGGTTGCCCGTACCCGGGAGCGCGGCGGCCGGGTGGTTGCCGTGGGAACCACGGTGGTGCGCAGCCTGGAATCGGCCGCCCGCGATGGGCTGGCACCCTTTACGGGGGAGACGGATATCTTCATCTACCCGGGATACCGTTTTCGGGTGGTGGA is drawn from Thiohalomonas denitrificans and contains these coding sequences:
- the queA gene encoding tRNA preQ1(34) S-adenosylmethionine ribosyltransferase-isomerase QueA, which translates into the protein MQRTDFHFDLPGELIAQRPAEQRTGSRLLLLDGRDGRLEDRYFPDIEALLSPGDLLVFNDTRVIPARLFGRKASGGRVEVLVERVVDDRRVFAHVRSSKSPRPGSMLRLEEAVDVTVTGRDGALFELSFPESALAVLETYGRMPLPPYIEREAGEADAERYQTVFARKKGAVAAPTAGLHFDEPLLERLRSKGIEFAHVTLHVGAGTFQPVRVDNIHEHHMHSEYLEVPESVCRAVARTRERGGRVVAVGTTVVRSLESAARDGLAPFTGETDIFIYPGYRFRVVDALLTNFHLPESTLLMLVSAFAGRDQVLAAYRHAVEERYRFFSYGDAMFILPQRD
- a CDS encoding D-hexose-6-phosphate mutarotase, with translation MLDELKQRFSHPDVRFHQKDQLLMIELNNRYGSTTLTNHGGTLLSYIPAGGDEVIWVSETALYDGSKPVRGGVPVCWPWFGPYDPQALGADPSDAAKKGHGVARYEFWQVASARSVGDATEVVLQLEPNDSIRQAWPLPFELKLIVTLGEKLTMELVGKNCSERDWMVSEAFHTYFRVGQAENLVIEGLENATYVDKDRDGQRFTQEDPLHLELPMERIYLDQQGTVVLDDSANQRKIVMEKVNSASTVVWNPGPEGARGFADMPDDQYAHMVCVEAANALDNAYALKAGESHSMKMVIASK
- a CDS encoding EF-hand domain-containing protein; this encodes MRRFSVSVLIGLFVAATPVSVLAQQSQNPGMGGPGMGGPGGMGMGGGNPDQGSGMNQQGMMGQYGYRGIDRDGDGLVSQEEVREHQRLLERMQADWEQADRNGDGQVDVGEFAAFEQTYRNRQEE
- a CDS encoding thioredoxin family protein, which produces MNVKVIATNLCSHRPNLEHELQDLEIDYELVIAEEHPEVIEKYGIRHSPNLVVDDEVIFRGQPSEHELREFFAGRQH